The following proteins are co-located in the Sporolactobacillus pectinivorans genome:
- a CDS encoding helix-turn-helix domain-containing protein, protein MRDICFNITSYGSEQNRLNETHVKLLIPIQGNVGVITTGSRKIVTGTQICLLPLRYAYSVCSSGSNESLVVEMPEGYAHLFIKDIMNEREGLVREIDEILQPVKALLIHEIMHQNHEEAVLLLNYLLHKMAEQPESQSLRFIRRHYAEKIDIKALAEMEHYTPSYYCGWFKRKMQMTPLEYIHFLRIHRAKELLRDSKLSVLTISYQLGYEYNASFTKMFKKYEQLSPSEYRAALQE, encoded by the coding sequence GTGCGTGACATCTGTTTTAATATTACGTCCTATGGGTCGGAACAAAACCGTCTGAATGAGACGCATGTCAAATTGCTGATTCCCATCCAGGGAAATGTAGGCGTCATTACCACTGGGAGCAGGAAGATAGTGACCGGCACACAGATCTGCCTGCTGCCCCTTCGCTATGCTTATTCTGTTTGTTCTTCCGGTTCTAATGAGAGCTTGGTCGTAGAGATGCCGGAGGGGTATGCCCATCTTTTTATAAAAGACATAATGAATGAACGTGAAGGACTTGTCCGCGAGATTGATGAAATCCTTCAACCGGTCAAAGCGCTTCTGATTCACGAAATTATGCATCAAAATCATGAAGAGGCTGTCCTACTTCTGAACTATCTGCTTCATAAAATGGCGGAACAGCCGGAGAGCCAGTCGCTCCGTTTTATCCGCAGGCATTACGCTGAGAAGATTGACATAAAGGCGCTTGCCGAAATGGAGCATTATACACCCTCTTATTATTGCGGCTGGTTCAAAAGAAAAATGCAGATGACACCTTTGGAATACATCCACTTTTTACGGATCCACCGGGCCAAAGAACTTTTACGTGATTCAAAGCTAAGCGTGCTGACAATTTCCTATCAGCTCGGCTATGAATATAATGCATCATTTACAAAGATGTTTAAAAAATATGAACAGCTTTCGCCTTCTGAATATCGCGCCGCGCTGCAAGAGTGA
- a CDS encoding CBS domain-containing protein: MVQTLREIMSDDVVSCSPDQTLKEAAELMSQNNIGSIPVVDNGRLEGIITDRDITLRSTAKGKDDNQVRCDECMTSDNMISGTPDMDVHEAAKLMSENQIRRLPVVDNGRLVGIVALGDLATENRYRDEAEAALSGISSNTY, from the coding sequence ATGGTTCAAACACTTAGAGAAATTATGTCGGATGATGTGGTCAGCTGTTCGCCGGATCAGACACTTAAAGAAGCTGCCGAACTGATGAGTCAAAACAATATCGGTTCAATCCCTGTCGTCGACAATGGCCGGTTGGAAGGGATCATCACCGACCGTGACATCACCTTGCGCTCAACTGCTAAGGGGAAAGACGACAACCAGGTACGCTGCGATGAATGTATGACCAGCGACAACATGATTTCGGGAACCCCGGATATGGACGTTCATGAAGCCGCTAAACTGATGTCTGAAAACCAGATCCGCCGTCTTCCCGTCGTCGACAACGGCCGGTTGGTCGGTATCGTTGCTTTGGGTGACTTGGCAACGGAAAACCGTTACCGCGATGAAGCCGAAGCAGCGCTTTCCGGCATTTCATCTAATACGTACTGA
- a CDS encoding energy-coupling factor transporter ATPase yields MPVVKLKHVSYCYGRGTPFEKMALKDLSLSVEPGDFIGIIGHTGSGKSTLIRHMNGLLRPDQGEVLVDGENIWKHPANIQSIRFKVGLVFQYPESQIFEDTVLKDIIYGPKNMGLSDQEALDKARAAIDLVGLDESYLERNPFQLSGGELRRVAIAGVMAMEPSVLVLDEPTAGLDPEGRKRIFDQIENYRLRTGRAVIIVSHSMEDIAERVQKVAVIDNGKLIMSGKTADIFASAEQLESLGLDIPQITKVLIRLKKAGYPVNTRILTVDRAEEEILRLFGKVR; encoded by the coding sequence ATGCCCGTCGTTAAATTAAAACACGTGTCCTACTGTTACGGCAGGGGCACCCCATTTGAAAAAATGGCATTAAAAGATCTATCGCTTTCTGTTGAGCCGGGAGATTTTATCGGCATTATCGGACACACCGGCTCGGGAAAGTCCACTTTAATCAGGCATATGAACGGCCTGCTTCGGCCCGATCAGGGTGAAGTGCTCGTTGACGGGGAAAACATATGGAAGCATCCTGCAAACATTCAGTCAATCCGCTTTAAAGTCGGACTGGTTTTTCAATATCCTGAATCGCAGATCTTCGAAGATACTGTTTTAAAGGACATCATCTATGGTCCGAAAAATATGGGACTCAGTGATCAGGAAGCGCTAGACAAAGCGAGGGCCGCCATTGACCTGGTCGGACTTGACGAATCCTATCTGGAAAGAAATCCATTCCAATTATCCGGAGGCGAACTGAGACGGGTTGCCATCGCCGGGGTCATGGCGATGGAACCTAGCGTTCTTGTGCTGGATGAACCGACTGCAGGGCTCGACCCTGAAGGCCGCAAACGGATTTTTGACCAGATTGAAAATTATCGTCTCAGGACCGGCCGCGCAGTAATTATCGTCTCACATAGTATGGAAGATATTGCCGAACGCGTGCAGAAAGTAGCTGTTATTGACAACGGAAAACTAATCATGTCCGGAAAAACAGCCGACATTTTTGCAAGCGCAGAACAGCTGGAATCTTTGGGTCTGGATATCCCGCAAATTACCAAAGTGCTCATCCGGTTAAAAAAAGCCGGCTATCCGGTCAATACCCGCATTTTGACCGTTGATCGGGCTGAAGAAGAAATTCTGCGTTTGTTCGGAAAGGTCAGGTGA
- a CDS encoding energy-coupling factor transporter ATPase, producing the protein MTPLIHIDDLHFQYLQNQTKKTWILDGINLDVNEGEFIAILGPNGCGKSTLAKHFNALLLPSDGKVLINGMDTQNRKNLLTIRQTIGMIFQNPDNQIISTIVEEDVAFAPENLGLDQTEIRRRVDEALEAVGMIEYRHHTPFKLSGGQKQRVAIAGILAMRPKCLVLDEPTSMLDPKGRADVIRTIKHLNRQFGITVVLITHNMDEAAQAKRVILLEQGKVIRDNPPQEVFTEISLLEKLHLSVPQVTELCVKLRNRGISVPDQIIDVEACTRSIIAALEEENARR; encoded by the coding sequence ATGACACCTCTGATCCACATAGATGATCTCCATTTTCAATATTTGCAGAACCAGACGAAAAAAACCTGGATTCTTGACGGAATCAATTTGGATGTAAATGAAGGGGAATTTATAGCCATTCTGGGGCCCAACGGTTGCGGCAAATCAACACTTGCCAAACACTTTAACGCGCTCCTCCTTCCCTCGGATGGAAAGGTGCTGATCAATGGCATGGATACGCAGAATAGAAAAAACCTGCTCACCATCCGCCAGACGATCGGCATGATCTTTCAGAATCCGGACAATCAGATCATCTCAACCATCGTTGAAGAGGATGTGGCATTCGCGCCGGAAAATCTGGGGCTGGATCAAACCGAAATCCGCAGGCGGGTCGATGAGGCACTCGAGGCTGTCGGCATGATTGAGTATCGACATCACACGCCGTTCAAGCTTTCAGGTGGACAAAAACAGCGGGTCGCCATCGCCGGTATTCTCGCCATGCGGCCAAAGTGCCTTGTCCTTGACGAACCGACATCCATGCTTGATCCGAAGGGAAGAGCCGACGTGATTCGGACGATTAAGCATCTGAACCGCCAATTTGGCATCACTGTAGTTCTGATCACCCACAATATGGATGAAGCCGCCCAGGCCAAACGTGTCATTCTCCTTGAACAGGGCAAAGTGATACGTGACAATCCCCCTCAGGAAGTATTCACGGAAATCAGCCTGCTAGAAAAACTGCATCTCAGCGTGCCCCAGGTAACCGAACTGTGCGTGAAGCTGCGGAACCGCGGTATTTCCGTTCCTGATCAAATTATTGATGTCGAAGCATGCACCCGCTCCATTATCGCTGCACTGGAGGAAGAAAATGCCCGTCGTTAA
- the cls gene encoding cardiolipin synthase, protein MGITSILLAIIFISNIFLAAMVVFLERKSVSSTWAWLMILNFLPIIGFILYLIFGQNLSRRKIFKWDHNVHQRTKELVNKQMLEIVNQDYPFSEPIFKDYHGLIYMNLNNDEAPLTLNNRLAIYTDGEEKFRQLIQDIRSAKHNIHIEYYIFRSDFLGHEIIDTLIQKASEGVVVRLLVDDEGSRKLSKKLVRRLIQAGGKFHTFFPGRLPLLNLRINYRNHRKLAIIDGIIGYVGGFNVGDEYLGLNEKFGYWRDTHLRLVGEAVNSIQSRFLLDWNQASGEQVPFQDYYAVDPSTHYGEVGIQIVSSGPDKKWEQIKNAFIKMIISAKKHVYIQTPYLIPDESLLNAISIASLSHVDVRIMIPNKPDHPFVYWATFSNIGLLLEAGARVYLYQNGFLHAKTVVVDGRLATVGTSNLDFRSFSLNFEVNAFIYDQPTARRLAKIFKNDIRLSRELTMEDYEKRPMMIKFKESISRLLSPVL, encoded by the coding sequence ATGGGCATTACTTCGATTTTGTTAGCCATTATCTTTATTTCAAATATTTTTCTCGCCGCAATGGTCGTCTTCCTTGAACGAAAGAGTGTCAGCTCAACCTGGGCCTGGTTAATGATCCTTAATTTTTTGCCGATTATCGGGTTTATTTTATATTTAATCTTTGGTCAGAATCTTAGCCGGAGAAAAATTTTCAAATGGGATCACAATGTCCATCAGCGCACGAAAGAGCTCGTCAACAAACAAATGCTGGAAATTGTCAATCAGGATTACCCTTTTTCAGAGCCGATTTTCAAAGATTACCACGGCTTGATTTACATGAATCTGAATAATGACGAGGCTCCGCTGACCTTGAATAATCGTTTGGCTATCTACACGGACGGTGAAGAAAAATTCAGACAGCTGATTCAGGATATCCGTTCGGCAAAGCACAATATCCATATCGAATATTACATTTTCCGCAGCGACTTTCTGGGTCATGAAATTATTGACACACTTATCCAGAAAGCTTCGGAAGGTGTTGTTGTACGTTTGCTTGTCGACGATGAAGGCTCCCGCAAGCTGTCGAAAAAACTTGTGCGGCGGCTGATACAGGCCGGTGGCAAGTTTCATACCTTTTTCCCCGGCCGCCTGCCGCTCCTGAACTTGCGTATCAATTACCGAAATCACCGCAAACTTGCAATCATTGACGGAATTATCGGCTATGTCGGGGGTTTCAATGTCGGGGATGAATACCTGGGGCTCAATGAGAAGTTCGGTTACTGGCGCGACACCCACCTTCGCCTTGTCGGAGAAGCGGTCAACAGTATCCAGTCCCGCTTCCTTCTCGACTGGAATCAGGCTTCCGGCGAACAGGTTCCTTTTCAGGATTACTATGCCGTTGATCCATCCACTCATTATGGAGAAGTCGGCATTCAGATTGTCTCAAGCGGCCCGGACAAGAAATGGGAACAGATTAAAAATGCATTTATTAAAATGATTATTTCCGCAAAAAAACATGTCTATATTCAAACGCCTTACCTGATCCCTGATGAGAGCCTGCTCAATGCGATTTCTATTGCTTCCCTCTCGCATGTGGATGTGCGGATTATGATCCCAAACAAACCGGATCATCCGTTTGTTTACTGGGCGACTTTTTCAAATATTGGCCTTCTTCTTGAAGCAGGAGCGCGCGTCTATCTCTATCAGAACGGTTTCCTGCACGCAAAAACCGTCGTTGTCGACGGGCGGCTTGCTACCGTTGGCACTTCAAATCTGGATTTCCGCAGTTTTAGCCTGAATTTTGAAGTGAATGCATTCATTTATGATCAGCCGACTGCCCGGAGGCTTGCGAAAATTTTCAAGAATGATATCAGGCTCTCGCGGGAATTGACGATGGAAGATTATGAAAAAAGACCAATGATGATCAAATTCAAAGAATCAATTTCCCGTCTTCTGTCTCCAGTGCTATGA
- a CDS encoding VTT domain-containing protein: MSSLSWILDVFLHIDKFLLQIVNQYGMWTYGILFLVIFIETGLVICPFLPGDSLLFAAGAIAAHNSSGINLLALIVLIIFAAVLGDTVNYWIGREIGQGLESHHMLNRLINKEKMDRAQQFFNKYGGFAVFIGRFIPFIRTFIPFIAGGSRMRYPFFFLYNVLGGAAWSLVGLLAGYLFGQIPVIKAHFSLIMLLIVFISLIPILLVWINHTFRKKKTI, encoded by the coding sequence ATGAGCTCTTTATCGTGGATTCTTGACGTTTTTCTCCATATTGATAAATTTTTGCTTCAGATTGTGAATCAATATGGAATGTGGACTTATGGCATTTTATTCCTCGTTATTTTTATTGAAACCGGATTGGTTATCTGTCCATTCCTGCCGGGTGATTCGCTGCTTTTTGCCGCAGGGGCCATCGCGGCGCATAATAGTTCAGGTATCAATCTGCTGGCACTGATCGTTCTGATCATTTTTGCCGCAGTCCTTGGGGATACAGTAAATTACTGGATTGGCCGTGAAATCGGGCAGGGCCTGGAGAGCCATCATATGCTGAACAGGCTGATTAATAAGGAAAAAATGGACAGGGCACAGCAATTTTTTAATAAATACGGTGGATTCGCGGTGTTTATTGGACGTTTTATCCCTTTTATCCGGACATTTATCCCGTTCATCGCCGGCGGCAGCCGAATGCGCTATCCATTTTTCTTCTTGTATAACGTTCTAGGTGGTGCTGCCTGGTCACTCGTCGGCCTGCTCGCAGGTTATTTATTCGGGCAGATACCAGTGATCAAAGCTCATTTTTCTCTGATCATGCTCCTGATCGTTTTTATTTCGCTTATTCCTATTTTGCTGGTCTGGATTAATCATACGTTCCGCAAAAAAAAGACCATCTAA
- the alsR gene encoding acetoin biosynthesis transcriptional regulator AlsR, with protein MELRHLIYFITVAEELHFGRAAERLQMTQPPLSKQIQQLEEEMGVTLFKRNKRHVELTTAGEFFLPEARQAIAQIDQAVDTAQRAQRGEFGRLVIGFVGSATYDILPQFIREYRRIFPHVAVILHEMSTPAQVSALIGGRIDVGLLHPPVSSSLIETAPAKRGFAALSLSKNDPLARQDKIRIEDLRDKPFIVVSREIWPGLYDEFLSLFQNVDFTPKIVQEATEYQMVVGLVSAGIGIGVVPATAEKLFNLEVVYRRIEDHPLHAVLSMAHLKKNSNPALKQFISLTRRISEKEEQPFNL; from the coding sequence ATGGAACTCCGTCATTTGATCTATTTTATTACCGTAGCAGAAGAATTACATTTTGGGCGCGCTGCTGAACGTCTGCAGATGACCCAGCCGCCTTTGAGCAAGCAGATCCAGCAGCTTGAAGAAGAAATGGGTGTGACGCTGTTCAAGCGCAATAAACGCCACGTCGAGCTCACAACCGCGGGCGAATTCTTCCTGCCCGAAGCAAGGCAAGCCATTGCACAGATTGATCAGGCTGTTGACACGGCACAGCGAGCGCAGCGCGGTGAATTTGGCCGCTTGGTGATCGGTTTTGTCGGTTCGGCGACATATGATATTCTGCCCCAATTTATCAGAGAATACCGGCGGATCTTTCCACATGTCGCTGTCATCCTCCATGAAATGTCGACACCGGCACAGGTCAGCGCACTGATTGGCGGGCGGATCGACGTCGGCCTGCTCCATCCGCCGGTGAGTAGCTCACTGATTGAAACAGCCCCGGCCAAACGCGGATTTGCCGCACTTTCACTCTCGAAGAATGATCCGCTCGCACGCCAAGACAAAATTCGTATTGAGGATTTGCGGGACAAGCCTTTTATCGTTGTATCCCGGGAAATCTGGCCGGGGTTATATGATGAATTTCTTTCTCTCTTCCAGAATGTCGATTTTACTCCGAAAATTGTCCAGGAAGCGACCGAATATCAGATGGTTGTCGGACTTGTTTCCGCGGGAATCGGCATTGGCGTCGTCCCTGCGACTGCTGAAAAGCTATTCAATCTGGAAGTTGTCTACCGCAGGATCGAGGACCATCCGCTCCATGCCGTGCTCTCCATGGCCCACTTAAAAAAGAACAGCAATCCTGCGCTTAAGCAGTTTATCTCGCTCACCAGGCGGATCAGTGAAAAAGAAGAGCAGCCATTTAATCTTTAA
- a CDS encoding AI-2E family transporter codes for MLKKHATIIFWTLELLALALLIFVLTKVSFIFIPIVTLITTLFFPILVAGFLFFLLSPFVDLLHRFRIPKVLGIFLIYILLAGLIALIVTSIGPPLGNQIKSLFAQLPDYINNWRKSFEQLADTRGFKWLIHQNYYSIDQIQTTLLNMVKNYTNHASSGVTTFFNVIVNVTLTVVTVPFILFYMLKDGSKLPEAVTRFFPQQYHSEVSHILIDLNTTLSSYIHGLIIVATFVGVNSSIGFAIIGLPYSLLLGLIVGVTNIIPYMGPILGAAPALIVALMDSPSKALLVLAVIVIVQQLDGHLISPLVMGKRLNTHPLTIIFLLLVAGKWIGPIGMILAVPCYAMIKTIIMHIVRLIRLRRKSKNDSLIKD; via the coding sequence GTGCTGAAAAAACATGCGACGATAATTTTTTGGACACTCGAACTTCTTGCCCTGGCCTTGCTCATCTTTGTGCTGACAAAAGTTTCATTCATTTTTATCCCGATTGTTACGCTGATTACGACACTTTTTTTTCCAATCCTTGTGGCAGGATTTTTATTCTTTCTGCTCAGCCCGTTTGTCGATCTGCTTCATAGGTTCAGAATTCCGAAAGTTCTGGGAATCTTTCTTATCTATATTTTACTGGCAGGGCTGATTGCGCTGATTGTTACTTCCATCGGGCCGCCGCTCGGCAACCAGATAAAGTCGCTCTTTGCCCAGCTTCCGGACTATATCAACAACTGGCGGAAAAGCTTTGAGCAGCTAGCCGATACACGCGGTTTTAAATGGCTGATTCATCAGAACTATTATTCTATCGATCAGATACAGACAACCCTTTTGAACATGGTAAAAAATTATACCAATCATGCGAGTTCAGGGGTAACGACATTTTTTAACGTGATCGTCAACGTGACGCTGACGGTTGTCACGGTACCTTTCATTCTTTTTTATATGTTGAAAGACGGCAGCAAACTGCCTGAGGCTGTGACACGCTTCTTTCCGCAACAGTATCATTCGGAAGTGAGTCATATTTTGATCGATCTGAATACGACACTGTCATCATATATTCACGGCCTGATCATCGTGGCGACCTTCGTCGGTGTCAACTCAAGCATCGGATTTGCAATCATCGGGCTTCCATACAGCTTGCTGCTCGGCCTGATTGTCGGTGTCACAAATATCATTCCTTATATGGGACCTATTCTTGGGGCTGCTCCGGCACTTATTGTCGCTTTGATGGATTCCCCGTCAAAAGCTCTGCTCGTCCTTGCGGTGATTGTCATTGTCCAGCAGCTGGACGGCCACTTGATTTCACCGCTCGTCATGGGCAAAAGGCTGAACACGCATCCCTTGACTATTATTTTCCTGCTTCTTGTGGCAGGAAAGTGGATCGGTCCGATCGGGATGATTCTGGCTGTTCCCTGCTATGCAATGATTAAAACAATCATCATGCACATTGTCCGCCTGATCAGGCTGAGAAGGAAAAGCAAGAATGACAGCCTGATTAAAGATTAA
- the larD gene encoding D/L-lactic acid transporter LarD, with translation MHQLVAEFLGTALMIIFGVGVHCCEVLNTSKYQGSGHIFAITTWGFGITVSLFIFGNVCINPAMVVAQAILGNIPWSSVIPMSAAEVLGGVFGAVVVYIAYADQFKASVDIDRVKIRNIFSTNPNVRNLPRNFFVEFVDTFIFILAILAISAVHTPGVVPIAVGLLVWCIGMGMGGPTGFAMNLARDMGPRIAHAILPIPGGKASNDWQYGIIVPGIAPFAGGICAALFFKWFFGA, from the coding sequence ATGCATCAATTAGTCGCGGAATTCCTGGGTACGGCGCTGATGATCATTTTTGGTGTCGGCGTGCACTGCTGCGAAGTACTGAACACGTCGAAATACCAGGGGTCCGGTCATATCTTCGCTATTACGACCTGGGGATTCGGCATCACGGTATCATTATTTATTTTTGGAAATGTTTGCATTAATCCGGCAATGGTTGTCGCTCAGGCGATTCTGGGCAACATTCCATGGTCAAGCGTTATTCCTATGAGCGCCGCAGAAGTCTTGGGCGGTGTTTTCGGAGCTGTCGTTGTGTACATCGCTTATGCCGATCAGTTCAAAGCTTCTGTGGACATCGACAGAGTTAAAATCAGAAATATTTTTTCTACTAATCCAAATGTACGCAATCTGCCGCGCAACTTTTTTGTCGAATTTGTTGATACATTTATTTTTATCCTTGCCATTCTGGCCATTTCGGCTGTTCACACACCGGGCGTTGTCCCGATAGCAGTCGGCCTGCTCGTGTGGTGTATCGGCATGGGCATGGGCGGCCCGACCGGATTTGCGATGAACCTCGCCCGCGATATGGGACCAAGAATCGCACATGCGATTCTGCCGATCCCCGGCGGCAAAGCAAGCAATGACTGGCAGTACGGAATCATTGTCCCTGGCATTGCACCCTTCGCGGGCGGTATCTGTGCAGCCTTATTTTTCAAATGGTTCTTTGGCGCTTAA
- a CDS encoding ECF transporter S component translates to MSKEKNSFEVRDIVLTGLFAALTFLGVFVLHFQLPAAVGGPFIHFGNAFLVLSVLLLGGVKGGIAGAVGLGLSDLVDGYASTSPVTVILAVIVAAVVAGALRLFKHNDTVLNIFFIAVIAGASKIVLEFIHGAITLLVTGSAFGPAVIGSFTSLPATAINAVSTVIIVTVLYIPLKKGLDIFNSNKGVSKA, encoded by the coding sequence ATGAGTAAAGAAAAAAATTCTTTCGAAGTCAGAGATATTGTACTGACAGGTTTGTTTGCGGCACTCACATTCTTAGGGGTATTTGTCCTGCACTTTCAACTGCCTGCAGCTGTTGGCGGTCCATTCATCCATTTTGGGAACGCGTTTCTTGTATTATCTGTCCTGCTTCTGGGCGGCGTGAAAGGCGGAATCGCCGGAGCAGTCGGACTCGGGTTGTCCGACCTGGTTGACGGCTATGCCTCGACTTCCCCGGTCACTGTCATTCTCGCTGTGATTGTCGCAGCAGTTGTTGCCGGTGCCCTCCGCCTGTTTAAACACAACGACACAGTACTCAATATTTTCTTTATCGCGGTTATTGCTGGTGCATCGAAGATTGTGCTCGAATTTATTCACGGCGCAATCACGCTGCTGGTTACAGGCAGTGCATTCGGCCCGGCTGTCATTGGTTCTTTCACGAGCCTTCCGGCAACGGCCATCAACGCCGTTTCCACTGTCATTATCGTAACCGTCCTCTATATCCCGCTTAAAAAAGGACTCGACATTTTCAACTCCAACAAAGGGGTTTCCAAAGCTTAA
- a CDS encoding glutaredoxin family protein codes for MAEKKVLMITKTVCPYCERAKIVLNEALDGKYNDEIEYFVREDDEARFAELQKKYQFMTVPTFIDKKNGSVLSDSQEATITAFLKKAIGA; via the coding sequence ATGGCGGAGAAAAAAGTGCTGATGATCACAAAAACGGTCTGTCCATACTGTGAACGGGCTAAGATTGTGCTTAACGAAGCACTGGACGGGAAATATAATGACGAAATTGAATACTTCGTACGTGAAGATGATGAGGCGCGTTTTGCTGAACTTCAAAAGAAGTATCAGTTTATGACGGTGCCGACATTCATTGATAAAAAGAACGGTTCAGTTCTGAGCGATTCACAGGAAGCAACGATTACGGCTTTTCTGAAAAAAGCGATCGGTGCCTGA
- a CDS encoding acyl-CoA thioesterase — protein MITTKLPVRFVDCDAMGHVNNAVYYTYFEEGKREIFRWFTPSMDLSDWKVIVASTHCDYIHEINYDETITVYTWISTISHSSFDVEHAIADEHGNWHARGRVTLIGYNYKTKKVEPLSGEMKTILRQHQDVPENVPELRQIRSAGESVRR, from the coding sequence ATGATCACGACTAAACTTCCGGTTCGCTTTGTTGACTGCGATGCAATGGGGCATGTCAATAATGCGGTCTATTACACTTATTTTGAAGAGGGGAAACGCGAAATTTTCCGCTGGTTTACACCGAGCATGGATTTGAGCGACTGGAAAGTCATTGTGGCGTCGACACATTGCGATTATATTCATGAAATCAATTATGACGAGACAATCACGGTTTATACTTGGATTAGCACAATTTCGCATTCAAGCTTTGACGTGGAACACGCGATTGCTGATGAACACGGGAACTGGCACGCACGCGGACGTGTGACGCTGATCGGCTATAATTATAAAACAAAGAAAGTCGAGCCGCTGTCCGGTGAAATGAAAACGATTCTGAGACAGCACCAGGACGTGCCTGAAAACGTGCCTGAACTGCGCCAGATCAGGAGCGCCGGTGAGTCGGTTCGACGATAA
- a CDS encoding energy-coupling factor transporter transmembrane component T family protein produces MARDITIGQYLPGKSIMHRLDPRVKITLTFCFIIMAFISRSPASLAFLIAVLILMIACSHISAAQIFSGIRSLIPVILITAIVNIFYVSGDPVIHFYFIHISKQGLFVGLGFLIRLTAMIAGSSLITYTTSLSALTSGLEQMISPLEKIHVRVGELAMMITITLRFIPTLAEEISRITDAQKARGAEIGSGGPIKRIKSYSPVVLPLFMSSFRRAFELTNAIECRCYHGDKGRTRMNTLTLTRADAVALTLCVAAFCATIALNFIPIIPE; encoded by the coding sequence ATGGCACGCGATATCACGATCGGGCAATATTTGCCCGGCAAGTCCATCATGCATCGGCTGGATCCGCGAGTCAAAATTACGCTGACCTTTTGCTTCATCATCATGGCTTTTATCTCAAGAAGTCCGGCAAGTCTTGCCTTCCTGATCGCAGTTCTTATTCTGATGATTGCCTGTTCACACATTTCCGCAGCGCAGATTTTCAGCGGGATACGGTCGTTGATTCCCGTCATCCTGATTACAGCGATCGTTAATATATTTTACGTTAGCGGAGACCCGGTCATTCATTTTTACTTTATTCATATTTCAAAGCAAGGCCTATTCGTCGGCCTCGGCTTTCTGATCCGCCTGACCGCAATGATCGCGGGTAGTTCGCTGATCACTTATACGACATCGCTCAGCGCGCTTACAAGCGGCCTGGAGCAGATGATAAGTCCCTTGGAAAAAATCCATGTCAGGGTTGGAGAACTTGCGATGATGATTACGATTACCCTACGGTTTATACCGACACTGGCCGAAGAAATCAGCCGTATTACAGATGCGCAAAAAGCGCGCGGTGCAGAAATTGGGAGCGGTGGTCCAATCAAACGGATTAAATCCTATTCCCCGGTTGTCCTTCCGCTTTTTATGTCTTCTTTTCGCCGTGCCTTTGAACTGACGAATGCGATCGAATGTCGCTGCTATCACGGCGATAAAGGCAGGACACGGATGAACACCCTCACCCTGACACGCGCTGACGCCGTTGCTCTGACTCTGTGTGTTGCTGCCTTCTGTGCTACAATCGCACTAAATTTTATTCCGATTATTCCGGAATAA